One part of the Candidatus Krumholzibacteriia bacterium genome encodes these proteins:
- a CDS encoding PaaI family thioesterase, with translation MIEHAPQNPDFESVVRESFSRQAFMATLGARLVRVKPGDVRIAMPHAQAFTQQNGFLHAGAISTIADSANGYAAFSLCPPGYDVLAVEFKINLLSPASTPWLLACARVLRPGKTLTTCFCDVWGVDGETADVPAGAKRVASVLSTILSQPVSRP, from the coding sequence ATGATTGAACACGCGCCGCAGAATCCGGACTTTGAGTCCGTCGTGCGCGAGAGTTTCTCGCGACAGGCCTTCATGGCCACGCTGGGTGCGCGACTGGTGCGCGTCAAGCCTGGTGACGTGCGCATCGCCATGCCGCACGCGCAGGCGTTCACGCAGCAGAACGGTTTCCTGCACGCGGGCGCCATTTCCACCATCGCCGATTCCGCCAACGGGTACGCCGCGTTCTCGCTGTGCCCGCCCGGGTACGACGTGCTGGCGGTGGAGTTCAAGATCAACCTGCTCTCGCCGGCCAGCACCCCGTGGCTGCTGGCGTGCGCGCGCGTGCTGCGGCCGGGAAAGACGCTCACCACCTGTTTCTGCGACGTGTGGGGCGTGGACGGCGAGACCGCCGATGTGCCCGCCGGCGCAAAACGGGTGGCCAGCGTGTTGTCCACCATCCTCTCGCAGCCGGTGAGCCGCCCGTGA
- a CDS encoding MFS transporter produces MNRSSARARVLIGAILIQLILGTVYGYSIFWRPLDARVFPPVVTEMEVQEMEMRGEYLHEMTVVADEATKKRRQTEQQGYLKYAFSICILSFAGTMVLAGRVQDLKGPRFTATIGGVLLGGGFLAAGLLNTFVVFYLAHALFAGMVTLLLLALYHMATRDMNPKTMPLLHDAPRAITVACVVAAVLLGQRYVGRLGELDELFVLWGTVGFLAGAGIGFAYVCPIAALIKWFPKRKGLVSGLAVAGFGFGAYIFSHPQLPFSAENYLRNHDVVSLFTLHGLVCLVAVALGATLLSNPPDTAPARLESAWQDTLRRPAFYILWLMFFSGAMAGLMVIGILKGFAGDQLVGAAGGAAALGDARAKEIFDRGVTAVGWLAVFNALGRIAWGMVSDRVGRTVAFVAMFLVQAAMMFVLGGLDTEVSLAVGASIVGFNFGGNFALFPSATADLFGAKNLGANYGWVFTSYGIAGVVGIMVGNAAKTATGSYAAAFSLAGILCVISAGLAIGMHLQRRRAAAVAV; encoded by the coding sequence ATGAACCGATCTTCGGCGCGGGCGCGCGTGCTTATTGGCGCCATCCTCATTCAACTCATCCTCGGCACAGTTTACGGATACAGCATCTTCTGGCGTCCCCTGGACGCGCGCGTGTTTCCACCCGTGGTAACGGAGATGGAAGTGCAGGAGATGGAGATGCGCGGGGAGTATCTGCATGAAATGACCGTCGTGGCCGACGAGGCGACAAAGAAGCGGCGCCAGACCGAGCAGCAAGGCTATCTTAAGTACGCCTTCTCCATATGCATCCTTTCCTTTGCGGGCACCATGGTGCTGGCGGGGCGGGTACAGGATCTCAAGGGGCCGCGCTTCACGGCCACCATCGGCGGCGTGTTGCTGGGGGGTGGGTTCCTGGCCGCGGGACTGTTGAACACGTTCGTCGTGTTCTACCTGGCCCACGCGCTGTTCGCGGGCATGGTGACGTTGCTGTTGCTCGCGCTGTATCACATGGCGACGCGCGACATGAATCCGAAGACGATGCCGCTCCTGCACGACGCCCCGCGAGCCATCACGGTGGCGTGCGTGGTGGCCGCGGTGCTCCTCGGGCAACGCTACGTTGGGCGGTTGGGCGAACTGGACGAACTCTTCGTGCTGTGGGGGACGGTGGGGTTCCTCGCCGGGGCGGGCATCGGGTTTGCCTACGTGTGTCCGATTGCGGCGCTCATCAAGTGGTTCCCGAAGCGGAAGGGGCTGGTCAGTGGTCTCGCGGTGGCGGGCTTCGGTTTCGGCGCGTACATCTTCAGCCACCCGCAACTCCCCTTCAGCGCCGAGAACTATCTCCGTAACCACGACGTGGTGTCACTCTTCACGCTGCACGGGCTGGTCTGCCTGGTGGCGGTCGCGCTTGGCGCAACGCTCCTTTCCAACCCGCCCGACACGGCGCCGGCGCGCCTGGAGTCCGCGTGGCAGGACACGCTGCGGCGGCCCGCGTTCTACATCCTGTGGCTCATGTTCTTCAGCGGCGCCATGGCCGGCCTGATGGTGATCGGGATTCTCAAGGGGTTCGCCGGCGACCAGCTGGTGGGCGCGGCCGGGGGTGCGGCCGCACTGGGCGATGCGCGCGCCAAGGAGATCTTCGACCGCGGTGTCACCGCGGTGGGATGGCTGGCGGTGTTCAACGCGCTGGGACGGATCGCGTGGGGGATGGTGTCCGACCGTGTGGGGCGCACGGTCGCTTTCGTGGCCATGTTCCTCGTGCAGGCGGCGATGATGTTCGTGCTGGGCGGTCTCGACACGGAAGTATCCCTCGCGGTCGGAGCTTCGATCGTGGGGTTCAACTTCGGCGGCAACTTCGCACTGTTCCCGTCCGCCACCGCGGACCTGTTTGGCGCGAAGAACCTCGGCGCCAATTACGGCTGGGTGTTCACGAGCTACGGGATCGCGGGTGTGGTTGGAATCATGGTGGGCAATGCCGCCAAAACCGCGACCGGCAGCTACGCCGCGGCCTTTTCCCTGGCCGGCATTCTGTGCGTGATCTCGGCGGGGCTCGCCATCGGCATGCATCTGCAGCGCCGCCGGGCCGCCGCGGTGGCGGTCTGA
- the purB gene encoding adenylosuccinate lyase, which yields MIERYTLPEMGRIWSEDNKLAKWLEFEILACEALAELGEIPAEAVQRIRKKAAFEAARVKEIEDVTHHDVIAFLTNVAEHIGNDSRYVHLGLTSSDLLDTTLACQIKEAGELLLKRMADLRAVVKARALEHKNTVMVGRTHGIHAEPITFGLKLAVWYDELGRRERMLRAALETVSVGKVSGSVGTFAHASPQVEEYVTRKLGLKPAPASTQVVQRDRHAEFVSALAVAAASLEKMATEVRNLQRTDVLEVEEPFRKGQKGSSSMPHKRNPIICERVAGMARLVRGYAVAATENVALWHERDISHSSVERVILPDATITLDYMLVKFTGVVKDLVVYPERMLANMEKAHGLVYSQKLLLELARAGLSREDAYALVQEAAMETWESGKPFEETVRARKGITSKLEKATLDAVFDLDHYLREVDSIFKRVF from the coding sequence ATGATCGAACGCTACACACTCCCCGAGATGGGGCGCATCTGGTCCGAAGACAACAAGCTCGCCAAGTGGCTCGAGTTCGAGATTCTTGCCTGCGAGGCGCTGGCCGAGCTGGGCGAAATCCCCGCCGAGGCGGTGCAGCGCATCCGCAAGAAGGCCGCGTTCGAGGCCGCGCGCGTCAAGGAGATCGAAGACGTCACCCACCACGACGTCATCGCCTTCCTGACCAATGTGGCCGAGCACATCGGCAACGACTCGCGCTACGTGCACCTGGGTCTGACGTCGTCGGACCTGCTGGACACCACCCTGGCCTGCCAGATCAAGGAGGCGGGGGAACTGCTGCTCAAACGCATGGCGGACCTGCGCGCGGTGGTCAAGGCGCGGGCGCTGGAGCACAAGAACACGGTGATGGTGGGGCGCACCCACGGCATCCACGCCGAGCCGATCACCTTCGGGCTCAAGCTCGCCGTCTGGTACGACGAGCTGGGCCGGCGCGAGCGAATGCTGCGCGCGGCGCTGGAGACGGTGTCGGTGGGCAAGGTGTCGGGTTCGGTGGGGACCTTCGCGCACGCGAGCCCGCAGGTGGAGGAGTACGTCACCCGCAAGCTGGGGCTGAAGCCCGCACCGGCCTCCACCCAGGTGGTGCAGCGCGACCGTCACGCGGAGTTCGTTTCCGCGCTGGCGGTGGCCGCGGCCTCGCTGGAGAAGATGGCCACCGAGGTGCGCAACCTGCAGCGGACGGATGTGCTGGAGGTGGAGGAACCGTTCCGCAAGGGGCAGAAGGGCAGCTCGTCCATGCCCCACAAGCGCAACCCGATCATCTGCGAGCGCGTCGCGGGCATGGCGCGGCTGGTTCGCGGCTACGCGGTGGCCGCCACGGAAAACGTGGCGCTGTGGCACGAGCGGGACATTTCGCACTCGTCGGTGGAGCGGGTGATTCTGCCGGACGCCACCATCACCCTGGACTACATGCTGGTGAAGTTCACCGGCGTGGTCAAGGACCTCGTGGTCTACCCGGAGCGCATGCTGGCCAACATGGAGAAAGCGCACGGGCTGGTGTACTCGCAGAAGCTGCTCCTGGAACTGGCGCGCGCGGGACTTTCGCGTGAGGACGCCTACGCGCTGGTGCAGGAGGCGGCCATGGAGACCTGGGAGAGCGGCAAGCCCTTCGAGGAAACGGTGCGGGCGCGCAAGGGAATAACGTCGAAACTGGAGAAAGCAACTCTCGACGCGGTGTTCGATCTGGATCATTATCTGCGAGAAGTGGACAGCATCTTCAAACGCGTTTTCTAA
- a CDS encoding trypsin-like peptidase domain-containing protein, with amino-acid sequence MYDDSDVIRPSRARFLPYIFGGITGVSVALVIIAVMLLRGSNGEPADPQPAAYQAAGVPSSAGIDAERRSAIVTATEQVSPAVISITGLYRVRTRSVYDMWFNRYYPGRTRTQATQGSGFIIDSRGYAFTNYHVVRDAERIQVTLADGKEYAATLVGTAPTYDLALLKIDGDEFPAARLGDSDDLVVGEWAIAIGSPFGSYLADTQPTVTVGVISANHRDIKQDENSEQIFNDMIQTDAAINPGNSGGPLINAHGEVIGVNTIIFSSGTGANVGIGFAIPINRVRSVYEELVEHGRVRDVWVGMSATDITPQVQAALNLPAESGVLVQSIEEGGPADTAGLKAGDQIIAINGVKLQNRTHANRLIFGSGVGDTIEMTVNRKDELLNFRVTLAERPRDI; translated from the coding sequence ATGTACGACGATAGCGACGTCATCCGTCCCTCGCGGGCACGGTTTCTCCCTTACATCTTCGGCGGTATCACCGGCGTGTCGGTGGCGCTGGTCATCATTGCGGTGATGTTGCTGCGCGGCTCCAACGGCGAGCCGGCGGACCCGCAGCCCGCCGCCTACCAGGCGGCGGGGGTGCCGTCGTCGGCGGGGATCGACGCGGAGCGGCGCAGCGCCATTGTCACCGCCACCGAGCAGGTGTCGCCCGCGGTGATCAGCATCACCGGCCTCTACCGGGTGCGCACCCGTTCCGTGTACGACATGTGGTTCAACCGCTACTACCCGGGCCGCACGCGCACCCAGGCCACGCAGGGGTCCGGCTTCATCATCGACAGCCGCGGGTACGCCTTCACCAACTACCACGTGGTGCGGGACGCGGAGCGCATCCAGGTGACGCTGGCCGACGGCAAGGAATACGCCGCCACGCTGGTGGGCACCGCACCCACCTACGACCTCGCGTTGCTCAAGATCGACGGCGACGAGTTTCCCGCCGCGCGGCTGGGCGACTCCGACGACCTGGTGGTGGGCGAGTGGGCCATCGCCATCGGCAGTCCCTTCGGCAGCTATCTCGCCGACACCCAGCCCACGGTGACGGTGGGCGTGATCAGTGCCAACCACCGCGACATCAAGCAGGACGAGAACAGCGAGCAGATCTTCAACGACATGATCCAGACCGACGCCGCCATCAACCCGGGCAACAGCGGCGGCCCGCTGATCAACGCGCACGGCGAGGTGATCGGTGTGAACACCATCATCTTCTCCAGCGGTACCGGCGCCAACGTGGGCATCGGATTCGCCATCCCCATCAACCGTGTGAGGAGCGTGTACGAGGAACTGGTGGAGCACGGGCGCGTGCGCGACGTGTGGGTGGGGATGTCGGCCACCGACATCACGCCGCAGGTGCAGGCCGCGCTCAACCTGCCCGCCGAGAGCGGTGTGCTAGTGCAGAGCATCGAAGAAGGCGGGCCCGCGGACACGGCGGGGCTCAAGGCCGGCGACCAGATCATCGCCATCAACGGGGTCAAGCTGCAGAACCGCACACACGCCAACCGGCTGATCTTCGGTTCCGGCGTGGGCGATACCATCGAGATGACCGTCAATCGCAAGGATGAACTCCTCAACTTCAGAGTAACCCTGGCGGAGCGTCCCCGTGACATCTAA
- the fsa gene encoding fructose-6-phosphate aldolase, protein MKIFLDTANIDEIREAAALGVLDGVTTNPSLMAKEDGSDYDAVLKEICDIVHGPVSAEVVADDAAEMIRQGRAFAKLSEHIVVKIPLIPEGIKAVTTLSAEDIKTNVTLCFSANQGLMAAKAGATYISPFVGRLDDTGMDGMQVVGDLVEIYERYALQTQVLAASIRHPLHVLESARLGADVATVPYKVFKQLFRHPLTDVGIELFNKDWEKVLERRKAHVRR, encoded by the coding sequence ATGAAGATTTTCCTGGATACGGCCAACATCGACGAAATCCGCGAAGCCGCCGCGCTGGGCGTGCTGGATGGCGTCACCACCAACCCCTCCCTGATGGCCAAGGAGGACGGGAGCGACTATGACGCGGTTCTCAAGGAGATCTGCGACATCGTGCACGGGCCGGTGAGCGCCGAGGTGGTCGCCGACGACGCAGCCGAGATGATTCGCCAGGGGCGCGCGTTCGCGAAGCTCAGCGAGCACATCGTGGTGAAGATCCCGCTCATCCCGGAAGGGATCAAGGCGGTGACCACGCTTTCCGCGGAGGACATCAAGACCAACGTCACCCTCTGCTTCAGCGCCAACCAGGGCCTGATGGCGGCCAAGGCCGGTGCCACCTACATCAGCCCGTTCGTCGGGCGCCTGGATGACACCGGCATGGACGGCATGCAGGTGGTGGGGGACCTGGTTGAGATCTACGAGCGCTACGCCCTGCAGACGCAGGTGCTGGCGGCCAGCATCCGCCACCCGCTGCACGTGCTGGAGTCCGCGCGTCTGGGCGCGGACGTGGCCACGGTTCCGTACAAGGTGTTCAAGCAGCTCTTCCGTCACCCGCTCACGGATGTGGGGATCGAGTTGTTCAACAAGGACTGGGAGAAGGTACTGGAGCGGCGCAAGGCACATGTACGACGATAG